TCGTGAAGAAGCTGAGCGCCTGGCACAGCAACAGCAGCTGAGCCACGTTGACGATGAAACGCAGGCCGCCGCCGAGCTGGCAGCGGAATCTGGCGAGCGCAAAGTCGGGCGTAACGATCCTTGCCCGTGCGGATCCGGTAAAAAATATAAGCAGTGCCACGGTCGTCTGGCCTGATAAAACCTGAATGAAAAGGGAGCCGAAAGGCTCCCTTTTTTTATGGGCGCAAATTTTTTTCCGTTTCGGGCCTGTAACTAACGGAACCGCTAAAGAGAATAAAAATCATACCGGTTACACTGGTCCCAGGAAAATGACGCTAAGGAAAGGAGGCGATATGAAGGCGCTTTATCTCAGAGTGGACCACATAGCTGGCGAATCGCAGGATGCGCACCACCGCGCATGGATTGACGTTCTCTCTTGTACCTGGGGGACTCTGCGCGCTGACGCGGGCAACGCGCAGGTAAACTATCGCAATCTGACGGTACATGCGTTTGCCGACAAGGCGGTGCCCGCGATGCTGCTTTACGCCTCGAACGGCAACAAAATACGTAAAATAGAACTTTCAGCCTGCAAAGCCGGCTTCGGTGCGATCGAATATTACCGTATTACGCTGGAAAATGTGTTTGTCGCGCAGGCGCTGTTGAATGACGACGGCGATATGACCACCGTAGAATATGAGTTTCAGGCTGACTGCGTGAAGATGCAATACTGGGAACAAACGGCGAAAGGCGGGAAGGGCGCAGAAACGCGCTACGGCTGGGATATTAAAAACCACCGCTCCGTTTTTTGACCAGGGGAAGCCCCCGTTATTTAATCAGCTTTACGTGTAGCTTTGCGCCGTACCAGCAAAGAACGGGAAGTGTTATCAACGTTAGCGTCCCCCAGTGTTGCGGAATAAAAACATAATATAAGACAGGAACCGCTATCACTATAAACATAAACAGGCCCTCTATCAAAATATCCAGCAATACCTTTTTCAGATATTTCAGCATTATTGATATTCCTGAAGGATCTTAATGATATTTTCCGGGTTTCGGTTAGGTAGCGCGTTAACTTTTTTTATAATCTCAGCAAGCAGAGGCTCCGTATATATATAAAGCATTTCTATATCAAGCCGATACAGAACTTTATAGAATTCGGGGTCAAGTTCCTTCAGGCGGCGTGAGGCCATAGCCGCTTTTTGAGCTTTCCCGTAAAATTGTGCGATACTGAATCCGTTAAAGACGCTTCTGACCAATAGCTTATTCAATGCAAGGCTGAACCGATCTGAGGTTAACAACGCGCCCGCTAATGAGTAGGCTAAAGCTTCTTTGGCTGCTTTACCTGCGAGAGACTCGGCAATAAAGCCGGAGGTGTTTAATGTCAACGCCCGGGCTTTAGAGGGATCGGCCGAGGTTAACACGTAGTCAATATAACGTATGACAATCTCGGCGATAACATCTTTATGCTTATAAAGCATCATGACCGCCTTAATCATTCTGATATCTTCCGCCTTAAGCTGTCGGCAAATATCCTGATGCCGATCGATAAAACAGGAGGAATACCAGGAGATGCGCTCAATGCCGGAATAGATATCATCCAGCGTCTTTCCTGCCGAGACCACGCTCTCCTGAATGCCTTTCTCCAGCGACAGCGCTATTTTTCTTTCAGCCAGCAGCCTTCTCTTTAAATAGGCGGAAGCATTCATTATTTATCATCCTTAATAAAATAACTGCGCGGCAGTATAGCTCTCTGCCGACGGCCTGTAATTAATCAACCCGCTAATAAGGCGCGTTTACGGCGCAGCCCTGAGCTGAAAAGTGCGGAAAAACAGCCGCCGTCACGGCGCAATCAACCGGCCGCGGCTGGCCGTGGGGCGGTATAAAGCGTAACAAAATCAGGCTATACTGCCCTTCATTCCATTAACAAGGATGCGAAAATGAAACACCTTCAGGTTGCTGTGGGCATCATCCGTAATGCTAAGCAGGAAATCTTTCTGACGCGCCGTCCGGCCGAATCGCATATGGCGAATATGTGGGAGTTTCCGGGCGGGAAAATCGAAGTGGGCGAAACGCCGGAGCAGGCGCTAAAGCGCGAGCTGCTGGAAGAAACCGGGATTGTCGTGATGGCGGCGACCGCGTTCGGCAATGCCGATCACACCTATGACGATTTGCGCGTCACACTGCACTTCTTCATGGTAGAGCAGTGGCAGGGCGATCCCTGGGGGAAAGAGGGTCAGCCGCAGCGCTGGGTGCCTCAGCGCGAGCTGGTCGCCGATGAGTTCCCGCCGGCCAACCATCAGCTGGTGGCGCGCCTGTTGGCGGAAGCGCGCCCGTAGTTGAGGGCGGCATTGCCGCCCTCTCTGTCAGTGACGCGGGATCTCTTCCTCGCTCCAGTCATCGCTGTCAGAAAGATCGTTGCTGCTGGGGATGCGTTTTTCCTCAGCGGCCCACTCTCCCAAATCGATCAGCTGGCAGCGCTTGCTGCAAAACGGGCGAAACGGGCTCTGCTCGCCCCAGATTACTGCTCTGCCGCAGGTTGGGCAGGCGACCTTCGTGACATCTTTACGCATATAACACCTCTAACAACAGGCCAGCTCGAAATCGAGACGTGCCGGCACTTCGCCACGCTCGCTATCCAGCGGCAGAAAACGGATCGCATAACGGGTTTTGTGGCCCGATACCTGCGGATAAAGATTATCCTCCAGCGCCAGCTGCAGGCGCAGCAGGTCGGCGCCTTCAGCATTGTCCTGGTAAAAACCGTTAAGGCTGGTTTGATGACGAAAAACGCCGGACTGACGGACCAGTTCCAGAATCATAAACAGCGCCTGACGCAGCGGATCGAGCGAGCCCATCCAGCTGGCAACCTGCGCATCGCGTAGCGGCTGATCGAGATGCAGCCAGACATGTAGCGTCGGCAAATCAAAACTACAGCAGCCGCCGGGAATGCTCAGACGCTGACGCACCAGCGCAATCAGGCGGTCTTCGCGCAGCGACTGGCCGATGCGCGGCGCCGCCATCAGTTCGCCGGCGCGGCTTTTGAGCTGTTGACGCAGCGCCTCCACACGCTCGGTATCAACGCCGGGCACGTCGCACCAGGCCAGCAGTTTTTGCTGCTGCCGCTCCAGCTCTTTCAGCATTTCGGTGCGCAGCTCGCCGCGTTCAAACACATCCAGCAGGTCGCTGATGTTACGGAAAAAGGTCAGGGCCGTCAGATAATCGGTAATATTGGCGCAGGCCTGCAGCTGTTGCAGCAGAAACTCAATCCGCAGCCAGGTACGCATTTTTTCATTTAACGGATGTTCGAAAAGAACGATTTTGCTCATGCTGTTAATCCTGTTTTGTCGCTTTGGCCAGCGCCAGATAGCGCTGATGCAGTTCGGCGACCAGCGGCGCCACCGCTTCGGGGCGGCCGCTGTTTTCAATAATGTCATCCGCTACGGCAAGTCGCGCCTCGCGCGTCGCCTGGGCGGCAATAATTTTTTCGGCCTGTTCGCGCGTGATGCGATCGCGGGCGATGGTGCGCTCAATCTGAACCGCAGGATCGACATCCACTACCAGCACCCGATCGGCCAGTTTTTCCAGATGATTTTCCACCAGCAGCGGCACCACCCATAAGCACCAGGCAGAGCGGGACGCCGCAATCTGCCGCCGCGTCTCCGCATGGATCAGCGGGTGCAGCAGCTGATTGAGCCAGGCTTTTTCCGCTGGCGCGTTGAAAATTGTCTGGCGCAGCGCCGCGCGATTCAGGGCGCCGTCCGCCTGAAGTATCGGGCGGCCAAAGCGCGCCGCGATCGCTGCCAGCGCAGGCTGCCCCGGCTCCACCACCTGACGCGCAATCACGTCGGCATCAATAATATCCACGCCATACTGGGCGAAAGCATGGGCAACGGTGCTTTTTCCACTGCCGATCCCGCCGGTCAGCGCAACGGTGTAAGGCATCTTTATCGGTTCCTGCTTCGCTTGTAAACGTCGGTTAGCCTGAGATTAACGCCCACTGCGAACGGTAAATTTTGCAATAGCGATCACATCGCTTCTCTTCAGGTAAATTTACGGGATTGTAGCGTAATTAAAGGTGATTTCGCAGTCTTGTACGCGCGTTTTTAGCGCGTATGATAGCGTCACTGGAGCTGGCTGCAGCCCCCGATCGTCAGATCGTCGCCAATAACCAGGAAAGATGTCATGCGTATTGAAGAAGATTTAAAACTGGGTTTCAAAGATGTTTTAATCCGCCCAAAACGTTCTACATTGAAAAGCCGCTCACAGGTAGAACTGAGCCGTCAGTTTACTTTCAAACACTCCGGCATCGCCTGGTCTGGCGTCCCGATCATTGCCGCTAACATGGATACCGTGGGCACCTTCCGCATGGCGGAAGTGCTGGCCAGCTTCGATATTCTTACTGCGGTGCATAAGCATTACAGCGTTGAGGACTGGCGCGCCTTTGTCCAGCGCGTGCCGGAGCAGGTGCTGCAGCATGTTATGGTTTCTACCGGCACCTCTGACGCCGATTTCGATAAGTTGAAAGCAGTGCTGGCGCTCTCGCCCGCGCTGAACTTTATCTGTATCGACGTGGCGAATGGCTACTCAGAGCATTTCGTTGATTTTCTGCAGCGCGCGCGTGAAGCCTGCCCGGGTAAAACCATCTGTGCGGGCAATGTCGTCACCGGCGAAATGGTGGAGGAGCTGATCCTCTCCGGCGCCGATATCGTCAAGGTAGGGATTGGGCCCGGCTCGGTTTGCACCACGCGGGTAAAAACCGGGGTAGGTTATCCCCAGCTTTCAGCGGTGATTGAGTGCGCTGATGCCGCACACGGCCTGGGCGGGCAGATCGTCAGCGACGGCGGCTGTTCGGTGCCGGGCGATGTCGCCAAGGCGTTCGGCGGCGGCGCGGACTTTGTGATGCTTGGCGGCATGCTGGCCGCGCATGACGAATGTGAAGGCCATATTGTGGAGGAGAACGGCGAGAAGTTTATGCTGTTCTACGGTATGAGTTCCGAATCGGCGATGAAGCGCCACGTCGGCGGCGTCGCGCAATACCGCGCGGCTGAAGGCAAGACCGTTAAGCTACCGCTGCGTGGCCCGGTAGACGCCACGGCGCGCGATATCCTTGGCGGCCTGCGTTCCGCCTGCACCTACGTAGGTGCGGAACGCCTGAAAGAGCTAACCAAACGCACCACCTTTATTCGTGTGGCGGAGCAGGAAAACCGCGTCTTTAATCGCTAATTCATTACCCCGCCCAGATTAAAAATGGGCAGATACATGGCGACCACCAGCGTGCCGACAATGGCGCCGGTAACCAGCATCATTACCGGCTCCAGCGTAGTCGCCAGCGTATCCGCCAGCTCATGCGTCTGGCTCTCATGCCACTGCGCCAGGCGCGCCAGCAACACATCCAGCGCGCCCGCTTCCTCTCCCGTTTTTATCAGCTGCCGGCACAGGGAAGTAAACAGTGCGCTGTCGGCGATCGCCTGATGCAGCGGCGTTCCCTCTGCAATCTGTTTCTGCAACTGCCGCATCGCCTCGCGCCACAACAGCGGCGCTAACGTCTCTTCTACCGCCTGCAGCCCCTGCAGCAGCGGCAGGCCCGCCTGCTGCGTCAGGGTTAGGGTGGCGAATATCTGGCTGAGCAGGCTGCCGCGCCACAGCCGCGCAAACAGCGGTAGCCGCAGCAAAAATCGCTGTTCGCTTCGCTGCCATGCGGGCCAGCGCTTGCGCCGCCAGCGCCAGACGCCGACCAGCGCCGCCGCGCAGAGCGCCAGCGGCGCGAACAGCTGCTGCAGGCTGGCTGACAGCGCCAGCACGGCGGCGGTAAACGCAGGCAGCGGCGCGTTAAATGTCTGGTAGATGGCGACGAACTCCGGCAGCACCAGCAGAAGCATGCCGATGGAAACCGTCAGCGCCACCAGTAAGATAAACAGTGGGTAGCGCAGCGCGGCGGCCACCTTTCTCTGCAGCCGCATCTGCCGCTCCTGCTGGCCTGCCAGCTGCGCGCAGCAGCGATCGAGCTGGCCGGTCAGCTCGCCGACCTTCATCAGCGCGCCGTAGAGCGGAGGGAATATTCCTGGCCACTTCGCCAGCGCGGCGGAAAAAGGCGTACCCTGTGCGACATCATCCTGCAGCGCCAGCAGCAGGGCGCGCCAGCCAGGATGAGGTTCGCCTTCGCTGAGCAGCCCCAGCCCGGCGGATAAGGTCAGGCCAGCTTTTAACAGCGTTGCCAGCTGATGCATCAGTGCGATTTTCTGGCGCGTTTTCCAGTCGCGGGCGCGGTAGTACTTTCCCGCTTTGCAGGAAAGCGGCATATAGCCCAGTTCCGCCATTTTAGCCATGAGGGCAGGCTCATTTTCCAGCAGCCAGCATCCCTCAAGCAGCTCCCCCTGTTGATCCATCGCCTGCCAGCGCCAGAGACGGTGGTTAGCCATGTTCAACGCCGACCACGCGGTACACTTCCGCCAGTGAGGTGTCGCCGCGGTTAACTGCCCGCAGCCCTTCCGCCAGCAGGCTGTTCAGACCGGACCGCTGCGCCAGCGCCTTTAACGTCTCGCTGCCGGCGTTCGCCGCAATAGCCGCCTGCAGCTCGCTGGTGACCGGCAACAGCTCAAACAGCGCCAGCCGACCGTAGTAACCGGAAAAGCAGTGATCGCAGCCGGCAGCCTGCCAGTTCTGCAGGCTGCCCGACCAGAGATGGGCGGGCAGGCCCTCAATGTTATCCGCAGGGGCGCGGCAGCGTGGACAAAGCCGCCGCACCAGCCGCTGCGCAATCACCAGCCGCAGCGCGGACGCGAGCAGATAGCCTGGAATGCCCATCTGCCTAAGGCGCGTCAGCGTCTCGATAGGGGCGTTGGTATGCAGAGTGGAAAGCACCAGGTGACCGGTCTGCGCCGCTTTGACGGCGATTTCCGCACTTTCGCCGTCACGAATTTCGCCCAGCATGATCACATCCGGATCCTGGCGCAGCAGGGCGCGCAGCACGCGCTGAAAATCCAGTCCGGCGCGCGGGTTGATTTGCGTTTGATTAACGCCGTCCAGCGGAATTTCCACCGGATCCTCAACGCTGCACAAATTTTTTCCGGGCTGGTTAAGGTGGCTCAGGCCGCTATAGAGCGTACAGGTCTTGCCGCTGCCGGTTGGGCCGGTCACCAGGATCAGCCCCTGCGGCTGAGCCAGCGCACGGCGAAAAACGTCAAGCGCGGCGGGCGGCATGCCCAACTGCGCCAATGACAGCGCCTGCGACGCGCCCTGCAGCAAACGGATCGCCGCCTTTTCGCCGTTGAGAAGCGGCAGGGTCGCAAGGCGAAAGGCAATCTCCTCGCCCTGCATGCTGATGCTGAACTGCCCATCCTGCGGCAGGCGGCGCTCGGCGATATCCAGATGAGCGAGGATCTTGAGGCGCGCCAGCAGCGGCGCCTGCTGCGCCTCGGTGATGGCCTGCAGCGGCTGCATTACGCCGTCAATGCGCAGCCGCACGCGCATGCCCTCCGCGCAGGGTTCGATATGGATATCGGAGGCGCGTCGCTGAAACGCCTGCAGCAGCAGCCGCTCCACCAGGGCGGCCACCGGGGCGGAGGGCTGCAGCGCCTCATTGGATGGCGCAGGCGCGTCGCGCTGCTGCTCAAGCCGCGCCTGCGGCCATCGCTCTACCGAGACCTGACGCTGACCGGTAAACTGCAGCGCCTCCAGCATCGCAGAGGAGGGCGCGCCGGCAACCGCCACCGTAATCGTTGCGTCATCTTCACCGATCAGCAGCGCCTGATACTGATGGCAGATTTCCTGCAGACGCAGATCAGCGCCGCTCATGGTGTCATCCCGCCATCATCGAAGCGAAACACCGCGCGGCAGGCATCCTGCAAAGCGGCGTTGGCGCTGTCGCAGCTGCGTTGCCAGCTCATCTGCCCCTCATTGCTTTGCCACTGCGGGGTAAGGGTGACCGTCAGACCGTTGAGGCTCTCCTGACCGGTGAGGACGATCGCGCCTGACGCCACGCTAAGCGAAGCCACATAACGCGATCCTTTTGCTGCAGGCACGCCATTGCTGCCCGCGCTGCAGCCTGCGGTGGCGCCATGTTCCACCGCGCACAGTTCGACCGCCGTTTTGTAAGGCAGCATGGTTTGCAGCATATCGGTCAGGGCGGCTTTTTGCAGGTAGCTCTGATAGGCGGGCATGCCGATAGCGCTGAGTATCGCCACGATGCCAATCACGATCATCAGCTCAATTAGCGTAAAACCTCGTTGTTTCATTTTTCACCTCTCCCTATGAATAACGGGCCTGACGTTAACCAACGGAGCGAGAAGGGACGAGAGAAAGAGGGGAGAACTGGAAAAATGGCCGGGAAAAAATCGTCACGTTACCGCAGGCGGCAAAAAAACGGGAAGCGGTCTCGCAAAATTATCAGGTGACAGGTCAGGGGAAGGCGCGGGCACGGGCTGGCAAAGTGATGCGGCAATATGTCAGAGGAAGGAGCAAGAAACAGGCTGGCAAAGTGATGTGGCA
This DNA window, taken from Mixta gaviniae, encodes the following:
- the zapD gene encoding cell division protein ZapD, which translates into the protein MSKIVLFEHPLNEKMRTWLRIEFLLQQLQACANITDYLTALTFFRNISDLLDVFERGELRTEMLKELERQQQKLLAWCDVPGVDTERVEALRQQLKSRAGELMAAPRIGQSLREDRLIALVRQRLSIPGGCCSFDLPTLHVWLHLDQPLRDAQVASWMGSLDPLRQALFMILELVRQSGVFRHQTSLNGFYQDNAEGADLLRLQLALEDNLYPQVSGHKTRYAIRFLPLDSERGEVPARLDFELACC
- the gspE gene encoding type II secretion system protein GspE codes for the protein MSGADLRLQEICHQYQALLIGEDDATITVAVAGAPSSAMLEALQFTGQRQVSVERWPQARLEQQRDAPAPSNEALQPSAPVAALVERLLLQAFQRRASDIHIEPCAEGMRVRLRIDGVMQPLQAITEAQQAPLLARLKILAHLDIAERRLPQDGQFSISMQGEEIAFRLATLPLLNGEKAAIRLLQGASQALSLAQLGMPPAALDVFRRALAQPQGLILVTGPTGSGKTCTLYSGLSHLNQPGKNLCSVEDPVEIPLDGVNQTQINPRAGLDFQRVLRALLRQDPDVIMLGEIRDGESAEIAVKAAQTGHLVLSTLHTNAPIETLTRLRQMGIPGYLLASALRLVIAQRLVRRLCPRCRAPADNIEGLPAHLWSGSLQNWQAAGCDHCFSGYYGRLALFELLPVTSELQAAIAANAGSETLKALAQRSGLNSLLAEGLRAVNRGDTSLAEVYRVVGVEHG
- the coaE gene encoding dephospho-CoA kinase (Dephospho-CoA kinase (CoaE) performs the final step in coenzyme A biosynthesis.) → MPYTVALTGGIGSGKSTVAHAFAQYGVDIIDADVIARQVVEPGQPALAAIAARFGRPILQADGALNRAALRQTIFNAPAEKAWLNQLLHPLIHAETRRQIAASRSAWCLWVVPLLVENHLEKLADRVLVVDVDPAVQIERTIARDRITREQAEKIIAAQATREARLAVADDIIENSGRPEAVAPLVAELHQRYLALAKATKQD
- the hofC gene encoding protein transport protein HofC, with the translated sequence MANHRLWRWQAMDQQGELLEGCWLLENEPALMAKMAELGYMPLSCKAGKYYRARDWKTRQKIALMHQLATLLKAGLTLSAGLGLLSEGEPHPGWRALLLALQDDVAQGTPFSAALAKWPGIFPPLYGALMKVGELTGQLDRCCAQLAGQQERQMRLQRKVAAALRYPLFILLVALTVSIGMLLLVLPEFVAIYQTFNAPLPAFTAAVLALSASLQQLFAPLALCAAALVGVWRWRRKRWPAWQRSEQRFLLRLPLFARLWRGSLLSQIFATLTLTQQAGLPLLQGLQAVEETLAPLLWREAMRQLQKQIAEGTPLHQAIADSALFTSLCRQLIKTGEEAGALDVLLARLAQWHESQTHELADTLATTLEPVMMLVTGAIVGTLVVAMYLPIFNLGGVMN
- a CDS encoding Hcp family type VI secretion system effector: MKALYLRVDHIAGESQDAHHRAWIDVLSCTWGTLRADAGNAQVNYRNLTVHAFADKAVPAMLLYASNGNKIRKIELSACKAGFGAIEYYRITLENVFVAQALLNDDGDMTTVEYEFQADCVKMQYWEQTAKGGKGAETRYGWDIKNHRSVF
- a CDS encoding GMP reductase, translated to MRIEEDLKLGFKDVLIRPKRSTLKSRSQVELSRQFTFKHSGIAWSGVPIIAANMDTVGTFRMAEVLASFDILTAVHKHYSVEDWRAFVQRVPEQVLQHVMVSTGTSDADFDKLKAVLALSPALNFICIDVANGYSEHFVDFLQRAREACPGKTICAGNVVTGEMVEELILSGADIVKVGIGPGSVCTTRVKTGVGYPQLSAVIECADAAHGLGGQIVSDGGCSVPGDVAKAFGGGADFVMLGGMLAAHDECEGHIVEENGEKFMLFYGMSSESAMKRHVGGVAQYRAAEGKTVKLPLRGPVDATARDILGGLRSACTYVGAERLKELTKRTTFIRVAEQENRVFNR
- the mutT gene encoding 8-oxo-dGTP diphosphatase MutT; protein product: MKHLQVAVGIIRNAKQEIFLTRRPAESHMANMWEFPGGKIEVGETPEQALKRELLEETGIVVMAATAFGNADHTYDDLRVTLHFFMVEQWQGDPWGKEGQPQRWVPQRELVADEFPPANHQLVARLLAEARP
- the ppdD gene encoding prepilin peptidase-dependent pilin is translated as MKQRGFTLIELMIVIGIVAILSAIGMPAYQSYLQKAALTDMLQTMLPYKTAVELCAVEHGATAGCSAGSNGVPAAKGSRYVASLSVASGAIVLTGQESLNGLTVTLTPQWQSNEGQMSWQRSCDSANAALQDACRAVFRFDDGGMTP
- the yacG gene encoding DNA gyrase inhibitor YacG; amino-acid sequence: MRKDVTKVACPTCGRAVIWGEQSPFRPFCSKRCQLIDLGEWAAEEKRIPSSNDLSDSDDWSEEEIPRH